The following coding sequences are from one Neovison vison isolate M4711 chromosome X, ASM_NN_V1, whole genome shotgun sequence window:
- the DUSP21 gene encoding dual specificity protein phosphatase 21, protein MTTSPCPLPAQAARQPSVHGLSQITSSLYISNGVAANNKLMLSSNHITTVINVSVEVVNTFYEDIQYVQVPVADAPNSRLYDFFDPIADHIHSVEMKQGRTLLHCAAGVSRSAALCLAYLMKYHAMSLLDAHTWTKSCRPIIRPNNGFWEQLIHYEFKLFSKNTVHMINSPVGVIPDVYEKEVSLMMPM, encoded by the coding sequence ATGACAACATCTCCATGTCCGCTCCCGGCTCAGGCTGCCCGGCAGCCCTCGGTCCACGGCCTCTCCCAGATAACCAGCAGCCTGTACATCAGCAACGGCGTGGCGGCCAACAACAAACTCATGCTGTCCAGCAACCACATCACCACGGTCATCAACGTGTCAGTAGAGGTGGTCAACACTTTCTATGAGGATATCCAATACGTACAGGTGCCGGTGGCTGATGCTCCAAACTCACGTCTCTACGACTTTTTTGACCCAATCGCCGACCACATCCACAGCGTGGAGATGAAGCAGGGCCGCACGTTGCTGCACTGTGCCGCCGGGGTGAGCCGCTCCGCCGCGCTCTGCCTCGCCTACCTCATGAAGTACCATGCCATGTCGCTGCTAGACGCCCACACATGGACCAAGTCTTGCCGCCCCATCATCCGGCCCAATAACGGCTTTTGGGAACAGCTCATCCACTATGAGTTCAAGCTGTTCAGCAAGAACACTGTACACATGATCAATTCCCCGGTGGGCGTGATCCCTGACGTCTATGAGAAAGAGGTCAGTTTGATGATGCCGATGTGA